One part of the Natronorubrum sediminis genome encodes these proteins:
- the nadC gene encoding carboxylating nicotinate-nucleotide diphosphorylase: MITNAQVERWLREDVGHHDVTNQVPGETTGRLVAKESGVVAGLEAATAVFEYLGVDVRDALEDGTRIEPGDDVCRVDGPARDVLRGERVAVNLAGHASGVATRTRRVVDETRGKSDDVRIAATRKTTPGLRGLEKRAVFAGGGDTHRLDLSHMVMVKDNHVAEMGLEGAIEHFQERTSFATNLDVEVETISDAPRAAEAGADVVLLDNLSPGETAEAVSLLADYSDVLTEASGGITLETVADYAATGVDIVSMGSLTHSAPSLDLSFRTGE; encoded by the coding sequence ATGATCACGAACGCACAGGTCGAACGCTGGCTCCGGGAAGACGTCGGCCACCACGACGTGACGAATCAGGTGCCCGGCGAGACGACGGGTCGACTCGTCGCGAAAGAATCCGGCGTCGTCGCGGGACTCGAGGCGGCGACGGCCGTCTTCGAGTATCTCGGCGTCGACGTTCGCGACGCGCTCGAGGACGGCACCCGAATCGAACCTGGTGACGACGTCTGTCGCGTCGATGGACCCGCACGCGACGTCCTCCGGGGCGAGCGCGTCGCCGTCAATCTCGCCGGCCACGCTTCGGGCGTCGCGACGCGCACTCGTCGAGTCGTCGACGAGACGCGGGGCAAATCCGACGACGTGCGAATCGCCGCGACCCGAAAGACGACTCCCGGCTTGCGCGGCCTCGAGAAACGGGCCGTCTTCGCGGGCGGCGGCGACACGCATCGACTCGATCTCTCGCACATGGTGATGGTCAAGGACAACCACGTCGCCGAGATGGGCCTCGAGGGAGCCATCGAGCACTTCCAGGAACGAACCTCCTTCGCAACGAACCTCGACGTGGAAGTCGAGACGATTTCGGACGCTCCGCGGGCCGCCGAGGCCGGCGCGGATGTCGTCTTGCTCGACAACCTGTCTCCCGGCGAGACGGCCGAAGCCGTGTCGTTGCTCGCTGACTACAGCGACGTGTTGACGGAGGCGAGTGGTGGCATTACGCTCGAGACGGTCGCCGACTACGCCGCGACGGGCGTCGACATCGTCTCGATGGGATCGCTCACTCACTCCGCGCCGTCGCTGGACCTGTCGTTTCGGACGGGCGAGTGA